TCAGGAAAGGCTGGTGAGTGAATTAGACATCTGCAGGTGGGGCGGTTCCAGGATCAAGGTGAGGACTGGGCTGGTGTCAGGTCCCAGATAGGCCAGAGGGGACAGGACTCTTGGAAGCTATTGGTACATGTGGACAAAGAGCGGTAAAGACCAGAGGCACGAATCTGGTTGGTTAGAGCAGAAGAGGAGGGTGAGGTCTGGGAAAGGAGGTTGAGAATATATGGATTTGCTGAAGTTACTGAAAATTAGTAAATAAGGAGAtaccatccaaaaacaacagctGCTGTAATAATTAGACTAGAtgtgagaaacagaaaacagatggaCTTACTGTAGACCCGTCCTGGCAAAATATGAGAAAGATCCTGGAAATGACAGGCATCTTTGCTGGGTCACCCCAAGCACGAGGTGGGAAGAGGATTTGGGGAGCCACCAGGGCGACCTGGGCAGATGTGAGGAGAGAACCATGGAGAGGAGGCACTGAGTGGGGCATTTAGGATGAACTGGTGTCAGACCAAAGTCACTCTATCAGGACACCAATTCCACAGGCAAATTCTGTATCCCTAGCTTCCTGGCCTCTTTCTGTGGCTCcgatttaaaaattttccctgcTGTTCCCTTGCCTAAACACATGGTTTTCATGACCTTCTGTAATGCCTTCCTCTCCAGCCCTGCCTTTGTTGACTTGCGTCTTCCCTGGcctcttctttcttgcttttatCTACTTTCATTTTCTATCAGGTCGGGGGGGCACACAACTACCCTCATTCCCCTCTGGTGCTCtcccttttgtcttctgtttttccaCTTTTTCCAAGAGGAAGGCCACCCTCACTGGAGAGAGCCTTCTCACAGAGCAGCAATATGCTCAATAGGAGACGATTCCAAACCGAAGGCCAGCTGATTGGACTCCTTTGATGGGCGCCTCTGATGAAAGAACACTATCTCCCAGCACTTGGAGCGTGGTCAAAGAAGTAGATTTTCCTTCCCAGGAAGGAAAACTAGGGGCATCAAGAGGATAACTGGAGTGGAAAATATAATGTTAATGAGTATAAGATATAACTTAGCCAATGagctaaatatttttaactacCCCTTCACTAGAGGGAATTAATATTTGTCTCCAATTCTTCAAACCTATCTGCTTacaaatttccttctctttaatccACAAGTCTATAGGGTCCTAAAAGTtcccattttttttctatatCCCCAGTTTGTGATATAGTGCCTGTAAAATAGTTATTGCTCAAAATACACTTGCTGCATGACTGAGTTAATTAATGAACCAAAGTACAactaagaaataaatgttaaatttctaCATGCAAAATGTCCTCCAAATGTCAGGCAGCCCTCCCCATGCTCCTGGCAAtaatgcatttctttttccaatttcagTCATTTCTAAACTTAGCTCTGTAAGGTGTCAGCACAAGGAGTGCCCCACTTCAGGCACACACACTTTGTCAATGTTACCTCTTAAGGTCTCTTGACCTTCTTCACAAGTGTGCAAACTGTAAGTGAtaaattcagaaattttaaatatcGTTTCTGTCAGTTATTGGTTTGTGATATTTGGCAAATGATTCACATTCattgagtctcaatttcctttaGTGTGAAATGTGAAACATATTCAGTTCCTGGAGTGGATAGTCAACATATAAATGCAAAAACATATCAAGGGCCACATGCAAAGTGCTCACTACAGTGTCCGGCATGAAGCCGATGTGTGATAAATATTAGATTAGTTCCTCTGTGACTGGACTGGATGATGTTCAGATCCCTTCTATCCCCGGAACACCACTGGCCATTTAGAATCCTGTCTCTTCATTCAACTACTGTTCCAACAAACCTCCACAGGCGATCTTTCTAGAGAAGAGTAATTATTCTAAACTACTGGCTTCAAGACATCTGATGGCCGCCCCCTGTGAAAAGGATGGAGTCTAAGTGTGAGGTTGTGATCCAGGCCCTTCACAATCAGGAAAAATCTGTCTGTGCAACCCCTCCCCTACCTTCTCCTGTATTTCCTATGCCTCAGCCACCCTGGGCTGAGGAAATTTCGAGAATGCAAACATTTCTCATGGTGATTCCCCATTTTCATTCTTCATCATATGATAAACTACTCAACTCAAGTCAAGTACCATCTGTTGCTGCCTTCCCAGACACACACACGGTTTCCTCTCTATATTCAGGACCAACTGTTTGTAGGAGAAGAACATACAACAATATCTTTTACTTTGATTAGTTGGAAATGTATATCTTTTAATCAGAGTGTCACTCCTTGGGGCAGAAAACATATCCTATTCATCTTTGTACGTCTTATTATTTACATGTTCAAAGAAGATGGAGAGAGTGGAATTTGCCAAAATATCCTGGTTTCTTCACaaagaatattacaaaaaatgTGTGTTTTCCTGTGTCTCCATGAATAAGAGGTGATGGCTCTGGTGGTCTCCCCAGGCATGACTACCTTAAACCACACTGGTGTTAGCCACACAGTCTTCCACCTGCTGGGCATCCCTGGACTTGAGGACCAGCACATGTGGATTTCCATccccttcttcatttcctatgtCGTCGCCCTGCTTGGGAACAGCCTGCTCATCTTCATTATACTTACAAAGAGCAGCCTCCACGAACCCATGTACCTCTTCCTCTGCATGCTGGCTGGAGCAGATGTTATCCTCTCTGCGTGCACAGTACCTCAGGCCTTGGCCATCTTCTGGTTCCATGCTGGGGAGATCTCCCTGGATCGCTGCATTACTCAGTTCTTTGTCACACACTGCATTTTCATGTCTGAGTCGGGAATCTTGTTGGTGATGGCGTTTGACCGCTACATCGCCATATGCTACCCCCTGAGATACAGCACTATTCTTACACACGCACTGATTGGGAAAATTGGTGTTGCAATCTTTCTGAGAAGTTACTGTACAATTTTCCCCATAATATTTCTTTCGAAAAGATTAACTTTCTGCCAAAATAATGTCATTCCACATACCTTTTGTGAACACATTAGCTTGGCCAAATATGCTTGTAATGACATTCAGGTGAACATCTGGTATGGACTTTTTGTCATAGTGTCAACAGTGGTCTTAGATGTCCTGTTAATTTTTGTTTCCTATGTGCTGATTCTCCATGCTGTCTTCCGCATGCCTTCCCAAGATGCTCGCCACAAAGCTGTCaacacgtgtggctcccatgtctGTGTCATCATCCTCTTTTATGGGCCTGGGATCTTCACAACCCTTACTCAGCGGTTTGGATGCCACATTCCACCTCATATCCACATCTTGCTGGCTAATGTTTGCATTGTGGCTCCACCTATGCTGAATCCCATCATTTATGGTGTCAAGACCAAGCAAATCCGAGAGCAGGTGGCTCACATGTTGTTTCCAAAGCAGAAATAACTTTGGAAGAGGAACAGAGTTTTCAGCATCTCTGACTATCCATGATGTAGTCGATGGGAGTGGTGGGTGGAAACATTAGTAATAAGCTGAAACGTTAGGAAATAGCTCAATGAATTCTGTTTCTGGAGTAAGTTCACCAGGAATGCTGCAGGACTTACATCTTCTATTGTCAAAGCAACAGAGAGAGCAGTGCCACGTTTGATTGAGCAAGTCACCTCCTGCACAGAGCCTGTGGTTGGACATATGAATTTCGATCATGTAGCCTTCATTTCACTAGCCTGATCTTTAGTAATAGATGGAATGAGAACAGTGCTCTGGTCCTGGAATTTGTTCAACTATTCCTCACTGAGTTTCTCATTCTCTGAGACACCTTGTGACATCCATGGACAATCACACACAAAGGACACAATGTGTCAGTTATGCAGGATGAGTAACTTCTGGAGATCTAATGGATAGCATTGTAGCTATATACTGTATTAGTATGCTGTATTgtaaatttgtatttgtattataaatttgaaatttgctaagagatttGATCTGAGGTGTTCTCACCACACAGATACACAAATTGCAACTATGaaaggtgatgaatgtgttaattagcttgattgtgataatcatttcacaatgtattcATATaccaaaacatcacattgtacatcttaaatatatatactttttgtcaattatatctcaataaaggaggaaaaaatgagaattcaCCTAAAATATAACCATTAGATGGGTTAATAATTTGGTGTGTATTCTTCCATATCTTTGTCAtgtatatttatgcatttgtgtaaaataatatatatatgaacatattcATAAATCTGGACAGACACATACACAGTTGTGCATTTAGAAGAAGTGGAATGATCTTCGTTATGGCAGATTGCCGTGTGCCGTCACCTGACTTGTCCGTGACTTACATCAGCAAGTTGTGAGAGGGCCTGATGGGTCAGTGTTAATCCCTGAAAAGAGAAGGGGGATGGTTTGGAGAACGCTGGTTGTGGATAGTGGAAGTGGCGTTCCTCTTCTTGCCCAAGGATAATCCCTCTGGTGTGACATTGACTCTGGCAGGGGAAAGGGGAATTCACGATGCTCGAGGCAGCTACCATATTGTAGCCAACTCCTGAATGGTGGAACCACGACATGCATTTTTCCAAGTTCCTTTTATAGCAGGATGTTACAGTGGAAGTTAGAATAGGGTCTGCATTAGACACAGGGAGTGTGACCAGGAACTGTT
The Equus caballus isolate H_3958 breed thoroughbred chromosome 7, TB-T2T, whole genome shotgun sequence genome window above contains:
- the OR52B4D gene encoding olfactory receptor 52B4; this translates as MTTLNHTGVSHTVFHLLGIPGLEDQHMWISIPFFISYVVALLGNSLLIFIILTKSSLHEPMYLFLCMLAGADVILSACTVPQALAIFWFHAGEISLDRCITQFFVTHCIFMSESGILLVMAFDRYIAICYPLRYSTILTHALIGKIGVAIFLRSYCTIFPIIFLSKRLTFCQNNVIPHTFCEHISLAKYACNDIQVNIWYGLFVIVSTVVLDVLLIFVSYVLILHAVFRMPSQDARHKAVNTCGSHVCVIILFYGPGIFTTLTQRFGCHIPPHIHILLANVCIVAPPMLNPIIYGVKTKQIREQVAHMLFPKQK